In Haloterrigena turkmenica DSM 5511, a single genomic region encodes these proteins:
- a CDS encoding DUF7344 domain-containing protein — protein sequence MTGEPPIDGVGSGPYLDEFFAALANYRRRCVLHYLRAEGRASLGGIARQIAAWERAYRSDIGSAELLDRIEIELFHIHLPRLREVSLVGYDRQTSLVIYRDPPDIVKAILDLCTSRDIPS from the coding sequence ATGACCGGTGAACCACCCATCGATGGCGTCGGGAGTGGACCGTACCTCGACGAGTTCTTCGCTGCCCTCGCGAACTATCGGCGTCGATGCGTGCTACATTATCTGCGAGCGGAAGGGCGTGCATCGCTCGGCGGCATCGCTCGGCAGATCGCGGCCTGGGAGCGCGCGTATCGATCCGATATCGGTTCCGCGGAACTGCTCGACCGAATCGAGATCGAGCTGTTTCACATACATCTGCCGCGATTACGCGAAGTGAGTCTCGTCGGGTACGACCGACAGACGTCGCTCGTCATCTATCGCGATCCGCCCGACATCGTCAAAGCGATCCTCGACCTCTGTACTAGCAGAGACATTCCGAGCTGA
- a CDS encoding proteasome assembly chaperone family protein yields the protein MASDPAYDVVVESDEPLEGPLLVGLSNVGLAGLTAVDYLITHLEFEQVGHVRARGLPDITPVEDGVPRHPMRVYASPRTEYCALLSELFVPVWAADAFADGILEWIDSTEIDELAVFHGIPYPHGPEEHDVFYVATPTYRDRRLDGPTVSPASGGVLDGVAGELTARSLDGEAPPLGTYVTPTHPPGPDLEAALRYLDLLGTVYDLDIDDDQLRERAAELQRYYAELADRMAALEAREDPGSQNFPEDRMFM from the coding sequence ATGGCTTCCGATCCAGCGTACGACGTCGTCGTTGAGAGCGACGAACCGCTCGAGGGACCCCTGCTCGTTGGCCTCTCGAACGTGGGACTGGCGGGACTCACGGCCGTCGATTACCTCATCACCCACCTCGAGTTCGAGCAGGTCGGTCACGTTCGGGCCCGCGGGCTGCCCGACATCACGCCGGTCGAGGACGGCGTCCCGCGACATCCGATGCGCGTGTACGCGTCGCCGCGGACCGAGTACTGCGCGTTGCTCAGTGAACTGTTCGTTCCGGTGTGGGCGGCCGACGCGTTCGCCGACGGGATACTGGAGTGGATCGATTCGACCGAAATCGATGAGTTAGCCGTCTTTCACGGGATTCCGTACCCGCACGGCCCGGAAGAGCACGACGTCTTCTACGTCGCCACGCCGACGTACAGGGACCGACGACTCGACGGACCGACCGTGTCGCCCGCCAGCGGCGGCGTGCTCGACGGCGTCGCCGGCGAACTGACGGCCCGCAGTCTCGACGGAGAGGCCCCGCCCCTCGGCACGTACGTTACACCGACGCATCCGCCCGGACCGGACCTCGAGGCGGCGCTGCGGTATCTGGACCTCCTGGGAACCGTCTACGACCTCGATATCGACGACGACCAGCTCCGCGAACGCGCCGCGGAGCTACAGCGGTACTACGCCGAACTCGCGGATCGCATGGCGGCGCTGGAGGCCCGAGAGGACCCCGGGAGCCAGAACTTTCCGGAGGATCGAATGTTCATGTGA
- a CDS encoding KH domain-containing protein: MQHVKIPQDRIGVLIGEGGETMREIEAEAEVRLDIDSENGSVAVETVGDPVLGLKGPEIVRAVGRGFAPEAALRLLEDDMMLFDVVDIDAAARNKNDMKRKKGRLIGEGGRTRELMEELTGADVVIYGSTLGIIGTPEQVDVVRSAAEMLLDGAPHGAVYSFLEEKHNEMKHQGMEYHRFPGGQS; this comes from the coding sequence ATGCAACACGTGAAGATTCCGCAGGACCGCATCGGCGTCCTCATCGGCGAGGGCGGCGAGACGATGCGCGAGATCGAAGCGGAAGCGGAAGTGCGACTCGACATCGATTCGGAGAACGGCTCCGTCGCCGTCGAGACCGTCGGCGATCCCGTTCTCGGGCTCAAAGGCCCCGAGATCGTCCGCGCCGTCGGCCGCGGCTTCGCCCCCGAGGCGGCGCTGCGCCTGCTCGAGGACGACATGATGCTGTTCGACGTCGTCGACATCGACGCTGCCGCTCGCAACAAGAACGACATGAAACGCAAGAAGGGCCGACTCATCGGCGAGGGCGGCCGGACGCGGGAACTCATGGAGGAACTGACCGGCGCCGACGTCGTCATCTACGGCTCGACGCTCGGTATCATCGGGACGCCCGAACAGGTCGACGTCGTCCGCAGCGCCGCCGAGATGCTCTTGGACGGGGCCCCCCACGGGGCGGTCTACTCCTTCCTCGAGGAGAAACACAACGAAATGAAACACCAGGGGATGGAGTACCACCGGTTCCCGGGCGGCCAGTCATAA
- a CDS encoding FIST signal transduction protein codes for MSEILAGVGHATDDDPTAAGRRAARAARDDLGGEERIAYAFGSSEYDQTALLGGIEDGLDCPVVGCSTAGEIARAQSHTESVVVLALAGDGIRPGVGSAPEFAEFSREAGMEAASAAVDDLGDGPVPTSVSASESGRRRWYPKLLVNAFGPGLTGSKEWALIGVQDALGWAHVSGGFAGDDWKLDTTWVYRDGEPVEDSMTVAAMDVDVKTGIGVANGLRETDHTFTVTSAEDNRLYELDGKPALEAYRDRYGDRVTQEHFLMTHPLGTDDDGEESHIAMIADVDEETGSMIVGEKPLEDGQKLTVMDTSADAVLDGVETAIDRALTAAGGPEDIAAVLVFDCNCRWFHLSNEETRNAELDIVRERVGPDVPVAGFYSYGEIATPNPLWNDDPRSLMRQDVHHQSIAIEIITNEPL; via the coding sequence ATGAGCGAGATTCTCGCCGGAGTCGGCCACGCGACCGACGACGACCCGACGGCGGCCGGCCGACGCGCAGCCCGCGCCGCACGAGACGACCTCGGCGGCGAGGAACGGATCGCGTACGCGTTCGGCTCGAGCGAGTACGATCAGACCGCGTTGCTTGGCGGTATCGAAGACGGACTCGACTGTCCTGTCGTCGGCTGTTCGACGGCCGGCGAAATCGCCCGCGCGCAGTCGCACACCGAAAGCGTCGTCGTGCTCGCGCTCGCGGGCGACGGCATTCGTCCCGGCGTCGGGTCCGCACCGGAGTTCGCCGAGTTCTCGAGAGAGGCGGGGATGGAAGCGGCCTCGGCGGCCGTCGACGACCTCGGCGACGGTCCAGTCCCGACGTCCGTTTCGGCGTCCGAGTCGGGCCGCCGGCGGTGGTACCCGAAACTGCTCGTGAACGCGTTCGGGCCCGGTCTGACCGGCAGCAAGGAGTGGGCGCTGATCGGCGTCCAGGACGCGCTGGGCTGGGCGCACGTCTCCGGCGGGTTCGCCGGGGACGACTGGAAACTCGACACGACGTGGGTCTACCGGGACGGCGAACCGGTCGAGGACTCGATGACCGTCGCCGCGATGGACGTCGACGTCAAGACCGGCATCGGCGTCGCCAACGGCCTGCGCGAGACCGACCACACGTTCACCGTGACGAGCGCCGAGGACAACCGCCTCTACGAACTCGACGGCAAACCCGCACTGGAGGCCTACCGCGACCGCTACGGCGACCGGGTGACCCAGGAGCACTTCCTGATGACCCATCCGCTCGGCACGGACGACGACGGCGAGGAGAGCCATATCGCGATGATCGCCGACGTCGACGAGGAAACGGGGTCGATGATCGTCGGCGAGAAACCGCTCGAGGACGGCCAGAAACTGACGGTTATGGATACGTCGGCCGACGCGGTCCTCGACGGTGTCGAGACCGCAATCGATCGAGCGCTGACGGCTGCCGGCGGGCCGGAGGATATCGCGGCCGTACTGGTGTTCGACTGCAACTGCCGGTGGTTTCACCTGTCGAACGAGGAGACGCGAAACGCCGAACTCGACATCGTCAGGGAGCGCGTCGGCCCGGACGTTCCCGTTGCCGGATTCTACAGCTACGGGGAAATCGCGACGCCGAATCCGCTGTGGAACGACGATCCGCGGTCGCTCATGCGCCAAGACGTCCACCACCAGAGCATCGCCATCGAGATTATCACCAATGAGCCACTGTAA
- a CDS encoding sensor histidine kinase, producing the protein MSDLDPLSDSDAVEAVLADASPATRDGLLVALASQRGRSTAEIAALTGLSSDAVEQWIEALDVEAPPAETDGTDDGSDDEFDRSRCEVVDAAVRSFVKSETTDGIAEPVTDAADEFFGTTAVVVYRYDGLRSELVPEVVTPAADARFEIEPIAEGRDPWWSAFRSDDPTTVGTTELVVPSETLGIVRLGGIDADAVTEIDVQTFRPIATAAIGAIERRRRVRTLEDDRAELKKKNEDLQDFANIVSHDLRNPLSVAEGYLELAVETGDEEYVREIKDAHKRIDRIIEHTLTLARQGQGIDDAEAVDLESVARRAWKTVETPDATLRVADSATFDADPDRLRQLFENLFRNAVEHGSTDSPSQAQENSVEHGSTSSRPAADDSVEHGSTSSQPSTDDSEPTETDDGLVVTVGTLAKGEGFFVADDGPGIPASERSRIFERGYTDSDDGTGFGLHIVREIVDAHRWNISVTDSDYGGARFEIDGV; encoded by the coding sequence ATGTCCGATCTCGATCCGCTGTCGGACAGCGACGCCGTCGAGGCCGTGCTGGCCGACGCGTCGCCGGCGACGCGCGACGGGTTGCTTGTGGCGCTGGCGTCGCAACGAGGTCGTTCGACGGCGGAGATCGCCGCGCTGACCGGACTCTCGAGCGACGCCGTCGAGCAGTGGATCGAAGCGCTCGACGTCGAGGCTCCGCCGGCGGAGACGGATGGTACTGACGACGGTAGCGACGATGAATTCGATCGGTCCCGATGCGAGGTCGTCGACGCCGCCGTCCGATCGTTCGTCAAGTCGGAAACGACCGACGGGATCGCGGAGCCGGTGACCGACGCCGCGGACGAGTTCTTCGGGACGACCGCGGTCGTCGTCTACCGATACGACGGCCTCCGATCGGAACTCGTCCCCGAGGTCGTCACGCCCGCGGCCGACGCCCGCTTCGAGATCGAACCGATCGCCGAAGGGAGAGACCCGTGGTGGTCGGCGTTTCGATCGGACGATCCGACCACCGTGGGGACGACCGAACTCGTCGTTCCGTCCGAGACACTGGGGATCGTCCGACTCGGCGGTATCGACGCCGATGCCGTCACCGAGATCGACGTCCAGACGTTCCGACCGATCGCGACGGCGGCTATCGGCGCGATCGAGCGCCGCCGCCGGGTCCGAACGCTCGAGGACGATCGCGCCGAACTCAAGAAGAAAAACGAGGACCTCCAGGACTTCGCGAACATCGTCTCCCACGACCTTCGAAACCCGTTGTCCGTCGCGGAGGGCTACCTCGAACTGGCCGTCGAGACCGGCGACGAGGAGTACGTCCGGGAGATCAAAGACGCCCACAAGCGCATCGATCGGATCATCGAACACACGCTGACGCTGGCTCGGCAGGGACAGGGGATCGACGACGCGGAAGCCGTCGATCTCGAGTCGGTCGCGCGACGGGCCTGGAAAACCGTCGAAACGCCGGATGCGACGCTCCGCGTCGCGGACTCGGCGACGTTCGACGCCGATCCGGACCGGCTGCGGCAGCTGTTCGAGAACCTGTTTCGGAACGCTGTCGAACACGGTTCGACAGACTCTCCTTCGCAAGCTCAGGAGAACAGCGTGGAACACGGTTCCACGAGCAGTCGGCCTGCGGCCGACGACAGTGTCGAGCATGGCTCGACAAGCAGTCAGCCGTCGACCGACGACAGCGAACCCACCGAGACTGACGACGGACTCGTCGTTACCGTCGGAACGCTCGCGAAGGGAGAGGGGTTCTTCGTCGCCGACGACGGCCCCGGTATCCCGGCCTCGGAGCGGTCCCGAATCTTCGAGCGAGGGTACACCGACAGCGACGACGGGACCGGCTTCGGGCTCCACATCGTCCGCGAAATCGTCGACGCCCACCGCTGGAACATCTCCGTGACCGACAGCGATTACGGCGGCGCCCGATTCGAGATCGACGGCGTGTGA
- the thsA gene encoding thermosome subunit alpha, protein MGNQPLIVLSEDSQRTSGKDAQSMNIQAGKAVAESVRTTLGPKGMDKMLVDSTGNVIVTNDGVTLLSEMEIDHPAADMIVEVAETQEDEVGDGTTSAVVIAGELLSQAEELLDQDIHATTLAQGYRQAAEEATEALEEVAIDVEEDDDEILEQIAATAMTGKGAESARDLLSRLVVEAVQAVADDDGVDTDNIKVEKVVGGSIENSELVEGVIIDKERVSDSMPYFAEDADVAIIDGDLEIKETEIDAEVNVTDPDQLEQFLEQEEQQLKEMAEGIAAAGADVVFVDGGIDDMAQHYLAQEGIIAVRRVKASDQSQLARATGATPVSSVDDLTEDDLGFAGSVAQKEIAGDQRIFVEDVDDAKAVTLILRGGTDHVIDEVDRAIEDSLGVVRTTLEDGKVVAGGGAPEVDLSLSLRDYADSVGGREQLAVEAFADALEVIPRTLAENAGLDPIDSLVELRADHDAGDTSSGLDAYTGDTIDMAEEGVYEPLRVKTQAIESATEAAVMLLRIDDVIAAGDLAVADDDDDEDMPAGGPGGMGGGMGGMGGGMGGMM, encoded by the coding sequence ATGGGTAACCAGCCCCTTATCGTTCTCTCGGAGGACAGCCAGCGGACCTCCGGAAAAGACGCGCAGTCGATGAACATTCAGGCCGGGAAAGCCGTCGCCGAGTCCGTACGGACCACGCTGGGTCCGAAGGGGATGGACAAGATGCTCGTCGACTCGACGGGCAACGTCATCGTCACGAACGACGGTGTCACTCTGCTGTCGGAGATGGAGATCGACCACCCGGCGGCCGACATGATCGTCGAAGTCGCCGAGACCCAGGAGGACGAGGTTGGCGACGGCACCACGAGCGCCGTCGTCATCGCTGGCGAACTCCTCAGCCAGGCCGAGGAACTCCTCGACCAGGACATCCACGCGACCACCCTCGCTCAGGGGTACCGACAGGCCGCCGAGGAGGCCACCGAGGCCCTCGAGGAGGTCGCCATCGACGTCGAGGAGGACGACGACGAAATCCTCGAGCAGATCGCCGCCACGGCGATGACCGGCAAGGGCGCCGAGAGCGCCCGCGACCTGCTGTCCCGACTCGTCGTCGAGGCCGTTCAGGCCGTCGCGGACGACGACGGCGTCGACACGGACAACATCAAAGTCGAGAAGGTCGTCGGCGGTTCCATCGAGAACTCCGAGCTCGTCGAGGGCGTCATCATCGACAAGGAGCGCGTCTCCGACAGCATGCCCTACTTCGCTGAGGACGCCGACGTCGCGATCATCGACGGCGACTTAGAAATCAAGGAGACCGAGATCGACGCCGAGGTCAACGTCACCGACCCCGATCAGCTCGAGCAGTTCCTCGAACAGGAGGAACAGCAGCTCAAGGAGATGGCCGAGGGCATCGCCGCGGCCGGCGCCGACGTCGTCTTCGTCGACGGCGGCATCGACGACATGGCCCAGCACTACCTCGCCCAGGAGGGCATCATCGCCGTCCGCCGCGTCAAAGCGAGCGACCAGTCCCAGCTCGCCCGCGCGACCGGCGCCACGCCCGTCTCTTCCGTCGACGATCTGACCGAGGACGACCTCGGCTTCGCCGGTAGCGTCGCCCAGAAGGAGATCGCCGGCGACCAGCGCATCTTCGTCGAGGACGTCGACGACGCCAAGGCCGTCACCCTCATCCTCCGCGGCGGCACCGACCACGTCATCGACGAGGTCGACCGCGCCATCGAGGACTCGCTCGGCGTCGTGCGAACGACCCTCGAGGACGGCAAGGTCGTCGCCGGCGGCGGCGCCCCCGAAGTCGACCTCTCGCTCTCGCTGCGCGACTACGCCGACTCCGTCGGCGGCCGCGAGCAGCTCGCCGTCGAGGCCTTCGCCGACGCGCTCGAGGTCATTCCGCGCACCCTCGCCGAGAACGCCGGCCTCGATCCCATCGACTCGCTGGTCGAGCTGCGCGCCGACCACGACGCCGGCGACACCAGCTCCGGTCTCGACGCCTACACCGGCGACACCATCGACATGGCCGAGGAAGGCGTCTACGAGCCGCTGCGCGTGAAGACCCAGGCCATCGAGTCCGCCACCGAGGCGGCCGTCATGCTGCTGCGCATCGACGACGTCATCGCCGCCGGTGACCTCGCGGTCGCCGACGACGACGATGACGAAGACATGCCCGCCGGCGGCCCCGGTGGCATGGGCGGCGGCATGGGCGGTATGGGCGGCGGCATGGGCGGCATGATGTAG
- a CDS encoding ornithine cyclodeaminase family protein: MNTLLLDSDDVDKHAALSDVIDAVEQAFAAFERGDTQMPAKSYIDLPRYNGDFRSMPAYLDTGDWDAAGLKWVNVHPDNPADHDLPTVLGTMIYSDPETAFPLAIMDGTTLTMKRTGAAAAVATDYLAVEDASSLGIVGAGVQSYTQLRAISEVRPIEEVVVSDPDEDRVRRFVETFEDEFDVRGGSIAEAGHCDILSTVTPVEDPIVGLEDVGDDTHINAIGADAAGKHELSDDLLRAATIVIDDHEQCTHSGEINVPYGEGALTDDDIHAEIGEIVVGSKEGRTDGTGITVFDSTGLAIQDVAAAHVVYDRASDAGKGLSFDLVGAGEQ, encoded by the coding sequence ATGAACACGCTCCTTCTGGACAGCGACGACGTCGACAAACACGCTGCGCTCAGCGATGTCATCGACGCCGTCGAGCAGGCCTTCGCGGCCTTCGAGCGCGGAGACACACAGATGCCCGCGAAGTCCTATATCGACCTACCACGGTACAACGGCGACTTCCGGTCGATGCCCGCCTATCTCGATACGGGCGACTGGGACGCCGCCGGGCTGAAGTGGGTCAATGTCCACCCCGACAACCCCGCGGACCACGACCTGCCGACGGTCCTGGGAACGATGATCTACTCCGACCCGGAGACCGCCTTCCCGCTGGCGATCATGGACGGGACGACGCTCACAATGAAGCGGACGGGGGCCGCCGCGGCCGTCGCGACCGACTATCTGGCCGTCGAGGATGCCTCGAGTCTCGGCATCGTCGGCGCCGGCGTCCAGTCGTACACGCAACTGCGGGCGATCAGCGAGGTCCGACCGATCGAGGAGGTCGTCGTCTCGGATCCCGACGAAGACCGCGTCCGGCGGTTCGTCGAGACCTTCGAGGACGAGTTCGACGTCCGCGGCGGGTCGATTGCCGAGGCCGGCCACTGCGATATCCTCTCGACGGTGACGCCCGTCGAGGACCCCATCGTCGGCCTCGAGGACGTCGGCGACGACACGCATATCAATGCGATCGGCGCCGACGCCGCTGGCAAGCACGAGTTGAGCGACGACCTCCTGCGGGCGGCGACGATCGTCATCGACGACCACGAGCAGTGTACCCACTCCGGCGAGATCAACGTCCCCTACGGCGAGGGCGCCCTGACCGACGACGACATCCACGCCGAGATCGGCGAGATCGTCGTCGGCTCAAAGGAGGGGCGGACCGACGGGACCGGGATCACCGTCTTCGACTCGACGGGGCTGGCCATCCAGGACGTCGCGGCAGCCCACGTCGTCTACGACCGCGCAAGCGACGCGGGGAAGGGACTATCCTTCGATCTCGTCGGCGCCGGCGAGCAGTAG
- a CDS encoding sugar porter family MFS transporter, with the protein MTATPTGGSVDERNPFVYVVAALAALNGLLFGFDTGVISGAMLYIRETFELATIFGYSMNPSLVEGVIVSGAMVGAIIGAAFGGRLADRLGRRRLILIGAVVFFVGSLIMAIAPTVEVLILGRIVDGIGVGFASVVGPLYISEISPPKIRGSLVSLNQLTITSGILIAYLVNYALSEGGQWRWMLGLGMVPAAILFAGMLFMPESPRWLYERGREDDARDVLSRTRTENQVPNELREIKETIQTESGTLRDLLQAWVRPMLVVGIGLAVFQQVTGINTVMYYAPTILESTGFADNVSILATVGIGAVNVAMTVVAVLLMDRLGRRPLLLSGLGGMTVMLAILGAVFYLPGLSGMLGWLATGSLMLYVAFFAIGLGPVFWLMISEIYPMEIRGTAMGVVTVLNWAANLIVSLTFLRLVDVFGQSGTFWLYGVLTLFALVFCYQLVPETKGRSLEEIEADLRETAFGTDADSGSPRPAETDD; encoded by the coding sequence ATGACTGCAACACCGACCGGCGGTTCGGTCGACGAACGGAATCCGTTCGTCTACGTCGTCGCGGCGCTGGCCGCGCTCAACGGCTTACTGTTCGGATTCGATACGGGCGTCATCTCCGGTGCGATGCTCTACATCCGGGAGACGTTCGAACTGGCAACGATATTCGGCTACTCGATGAATCCCTCGCTCGTCGAAGGGGTCATCGTCAGCGGCGCGATGGTCGGCGCGATCATCGGCGCCGCGTTCGGCGGTCGGTTGGCCGACCGACTCGGCCGCCGCCGACTCATCCTGATCGGCGCCGTCGTCTTCTTCGTCGGCTCGCTGATCATGGCGATCGCGCCGACCGTCGAAGTGCTGATCCTCGGACGGATCGTCGACGGGATCGGCGTCGGCTTCGCCTCGGTCGTCGGTCCGCTGTACATCTCGGAGATCTCGCCGCCGAAGATCCGCGGTTCGTTGGTCTCGCTCAACCAGTTGACGATCACGAGCGGGATCCTCATCGCCTACCTCGTGAACTACGCGCTCTCGGAGGGCGGCCAGTGGCGCTGGATGCTCGGCCTCGGGATGGTCCCCGCGGCGATCCTCTTTGCCGGCATGCTCTTCATGCCCGAGAGCCCCAGATGGCTCTACGAGCGGGGTCGCGAAGACGACGCTCGCGACGTGCTCTCTCGGACGCGCACCGAGAATCAGGTGCCGAACGAACTCCGCGAGATCAAAGAGACCATCCAGACCGAGTCCGGAACCCTCCGTGACCTGCTTCAGGCGTGGGTACGCCCGATGCTCGTTGTGGGAATCGGACTGGCAGTGTTCCAGCAGGTCACCGGCATCAACACGGTGATGTACTACGCGCCGACGATCCTCGAGTCGACCGGCTTCGCGGATAACGTCTCGATCCTCGCGACCGTCGGCATCGGCGCCGTCAACGTCGCGATGACCGTCGTCGCGGTCCTCTTGATGGACCGACTCGGTCGGCGACCGCTGTTGCTCTCGGGGCTCGGCGGCATGACCGTCATGCTCGCGATCCTCGGTGCCGTGTTCTACCTGCCCGGACTCTCCGGGATGCTCGGCTGGCTCGCGACGGGGAGCCTGATGCTGTACGTCGCCTTCTTCGCGATCGGGCTCGGTCCCGTGTTCTGGCTCATGATCTCGGAGATCTACCCGATGGAGATCCGCGGGACGGCGATGGGCGTCGTCACGGTCCTAAACTGGGCCGCGAACCTGATCGTCTCGCTGACGTTCCTCCGACTCGTCGACGTCTTCGGCCAGTCCGGAACGTTCTGGCTGTACGGCGTGCTGACGCTGTTCGCGCTGGTCTTCTGCTATCAGCTCGTCCCCGAAACGAAGGGGCGGTCGCTCGAGGAGATCGAGGCCGACCTGCGGGAGACGGCGTTCGGAACCGACGCCGACAGCGGCAGTCCGCGTCCCGCTGAGACGGACGACTGA
- a CDS encoding YqjF family protein, with the protein MTDHNNRQTRRRIRPRTDPFRWDFTDGSTPTAPHVASMTWRDGLFVNWPVDADALRPHVPDQLTLETRDGDAWLSVLPFVLTKVGLRGAPPFTRTAVAELNVRTYVRYRGDPGLFFFSIDVGSPLIAAIVGRTTRLPVYHAHMRVSADNGDVAFSSTRGQTALGARPRFDEDAPRARFDATYRPDGDVFRPEPDTLAHWLVERRRFYAAEDKGVLTGEIAHERWPLRPGEVTIHENTMFEVNDLPEPTGDPVVYYCDELPMTGSIPRRLRGE; encoded by the coding sequence ATGACGGATCACAACAACAGACAGACACGACGCCGAATACGACCGCGAACTGACCCCTTTCGGTGGGACTTCACCGACGGCTCGACCCCGACCGCGCCACACGTCGCCTCGATGACGTGGCGCGACGGGTTGTTCGTCAACTGGCCCGTCGACGCCGACGCCCTCCGTCCGCACGTTCCCGACCAACTGACGCTCGAGACGCGAGACGGCGACGCCTGGCTCAGCGTGTTGCCGTTCGTGCTCACGAAGGTCGGGCTCCGCGGCGCGCCGCCGTTTACCAGAACGGCCGTCGCCGAACTCAACGTCCGGACGTACGTCCGGTACCGTGGCGACCCGGGCCTGTTCTTCTTCAGTATCGACGTCGGGAGCCCGTTGATCGCCGCGATCGTCGGCCGAACGACGCGGCTCCCGGTCTATCACGCACACATGCGAGTCAGCGCGGACAACGGCGACGTCGCCTTCTCGAGTACGCGGGGCCAGACCGCCCTCGGCGCGCGGCCGCGGTTCGACGAGGACGCACCGCGGGCTCGCTTCGACGCGACGTATCGCCCCGACGGCGACGTCTTTCGGCCCGAACCGGACACGCTCGCCCACTGGCTCGTCGAACGCCGTCGGTTCTACGCCGCTGAAGACAAAGGGGTCCTGACGGGCGAAATCGCCCACGAGCGGTGGCCCCTCCGGCCCGGCGAAGTGACGATCCACGAAAACACCATGTTCGAGGTCAACGACCTGCCGGAGCCGACCGGCGATCCGGTCGTCTACTACTGCGACGAACTCCCGATGACGGGCTCGATTCCGCGGCGACTCCGTGGGGAGTGA
- a CDS encoding bacteriorhodopsin, producing the protein MIPELEMYRLGFYVTAVATLVFLGWVAKKPAGTRRYYLPAPIVCGTLSLAYFGMSVELLRVMTPSGQPLPMTRYIDYFVATAIMVAVAGKVAGATRRQLIAIVVLTVGWVGISLGRYFLTGTTVLAATLGTVVVLGALIYMMVWPVTKRSGETAGERVLLYGKLRNLLILLWVAYLVVGVVSRQGIGLLDAFGGIFAGAYLDIATRIGFGLLLLRGPDAIAHLIDETGSNGGSGESGDEVTFTESSDDPGTDPDIEPAD; encoded by the coding sequence ATGATTCCCGAACTCGAGATGTACCGGCTCGGCTTCTACGTGACGGCCGTCGCGACGCTGGTGTTCCTCGGCTGGGTCGCCAAGAAACCGGCCGGGACGCGCCGGTACTACCTACCGGCGCCGATCGTCTGCGGGACGCTCTCGCTCGCGTACTTCGGGATGTCGGTCGAACTCCTCCGGGTGATGACGCCGAGCGGTCAGCCCCTTCCGATGACCCGCTACATCGACTATTTCGTCGCGACGGCGATCATGGTCGCGGTCGCGGGGAAGGTCGCGGGCGCGACCCGACGCCAGTTGATCGCGATCGTCGTCCTGACGGTCGGTTGGGTCGGCATCAGTCTCGGCCGATACTTCCTCACCGGGACGACGGTGCTCGCCGCGACCTTGGGAACGGTGGTCGTCCTCGGCGCGCTCATCTACATGATGGTCTGGCCGGTGACGAAGCGGTCCGGCGAGACCGCCGGCGAGCGGGTGCTGCTCTACGGGAAACTCAGAAATCTGCTCATCTTGCTCTGGGTCGCGTACCTGGTCGTCGGCGTCGTCTCGCGACAGGGGATCGGCCTGCTCGACGCCTTCGGCGGCATCTTCGCGGGCGCCTATCTCGACATCGCCACCCGCATCGGCTTCGGACTGCTGCTTCTCCGGGGGCCCGATGCGATAGCCCACCTCATCGACGAGACCGGATCGAACGGCGGTTCCGGCGAGTCCGGTGACGAGGTGACGTTCACGGAGTCGAGCGACGACCCCGGCACGGATCCCGACATCGAACCGGCCGACTGA